The Monodelphis domestica isolate mMonDom1 chromosome 7, mMonDom1.pri, whole genome shotgun sequence genome window below encodes:
- the ENHO gene encoding adropin, producing the protein MGAGLSTGAIIAISFNGLVALLLLLLCTIVCRACLAHPMCTCTKKSPTTQEPQQALQPQEPQQSQQPQEPQQSQQPQGPQQSQEPQPRHEGSHLLQP; encoded by the coding sequence ATGGGGGCGGGACTCTCCACTGGGGCCATCATCGCCATCTCCTTCAATGGGCTGGTTGCCCTCTTGCTTCTGCTGCTCTGTACCATTGTGTGCCGGGCCTGCCTGGCACACCCCATGTGTACCTGCACTAAGAAGTCACCCACAACCCAGGAACCGCAGCAGGCCCTGCAGCCCCAGGAGCCCCAGCAATCCCAGCAGCCCCAGGAGCCCCAGCAGTCCCAGCAGCCCCAGGGGCCCCAGCAGTCCCAGGAGCCCCAGCCCAGGCATGAGGGCAGCCATCTCCTGCAGCCCTGA